The nucleotide window agcagggaaaacctacaccatgctgggctcggaggaaagccctggcatcatgtacctcaccatggtggagctgtacaagaggatcgaggccaggaaagaggagaagagctgtgaggtgctcgtctcctaccaggaggtacgccgcgtccgagccgggtcccctcctgcctccgggtcACCGTGACTGGGACCTGGGgttgatccagaccctgcagtgccacactcagggtacccgctgcactgacagctgtgcccgGTGTTCCCAGGGCAGCCTTAGAGCTTGGCTGGAAGCAGGCTCACCCacccagtttggagaactggtgctgctggtttctcccacctggagcctggggcattttctgctccttgccgtggtccccgagcgacgagggcttcctggctttggaggagtggtggcgcggtgacttgccagtgaagccctcccaagctctcctctgcattgagagccccctcagctgctcttggtgtaacgaggccccagaggtggcatcggggggacaccaggttgtgcgtgacactggggcacaaagttcctctccctgctccccgttgggtaaccaaacctcagccttccgtggcgttccctgctccaggtgtacaacgaacagattcatgacctgctggagcccaagggccctctggccatccgggaggatcctgagaaaggagtcgtggttcagggtctctccttccaccaggtgggtagagaaatgggcacaaggtctgggcaccgctgcgcctgcaccagttctgacagcggatgcgtgtcccggggccgtggggggtgtgagggcgcgggggtgccatctgcgcggctcctggcggacagcaaacgccaccctgagctgagaggagccccgcggagctgcaggatgcctcagcctacgccgccgtggctgctgggtgctgggttgtctcggtgcttgcgtacgggctgcgctgacgcccgccctctgcccgttctctcccagcccgcgtcggcagagcagctgctggagatgttggccAACGGCAACAGGAACCGGACGCAGCATCCCACCGACGCCAACAGCACCTCCTCCCGCTCGCACGCCATCTTCCAGGTGAGGGCTGCGGGTTGCAGTGTCGCtcgggatttgtgctgagaagggggcgagggagccagcctgtgccaggacccggggttcctgcccctgctcctgctgtgccacaggaaaaatcggtgggtcctggccctgagaagagaggtgtgggtctgggcaggccagtagccagcgctgcagcaggacagcacacactggtcacgctggtggccacgtctcccagacagccccagactcccagcttggtgttaggggtcccaagggctgaaatttccctttgtgcttttgtctcttgtcaactcagcgtgtgggagctgcacctaaaaccttcctcagagcaaaggggccgcgtatcgctggctcctgcttgtgcctccccccaggtgccgcaggcaggcagtctgctccgtcgtgtctcccccggctctgagccgggaattccgctgccccggggctctgtgaatttgctccccggtttctcggtgctctcctacacaaacctgccagttgatttcaattccagccaggcccttccccgaattagcagggccgtcacggctgcgtggggagacagagggctctgactgcaatttcattctgaacctggtgccttgcccgttgctgcttgcagggggaagtccaggtgtctggatgctttcccagccgggcttgtcactgggtgctggattcccgcctgccgtgaatccatgagctgtgctggaactctgccctgcccggcaggcaaaccacagtctggtgaggatgcaggatcggttaccagcctccagcatctatctctgtggcacctccaggccatgcaggagccgctcctggggggctgagggggttccagggcggtgggggaagtgtttgctcctcctgggagatcttgagagatgctgaaggggaagttacggagcagtgctgtgggtgagtctcagtggctgtgtccctcctcgcctgcaccagctgggaactgggctgggcaccgccagccctgcttggatgcctccctggggcactgcgaggctgtgtctgggggcttgcagcccccactggcatctgagatttctggaaaaacccacagtcggagtcagggctggggctgccaccgtgcatgagcacatcctggatgatgccagggctttgggttggggtgttgcCCTTCGGGGACACGACCAGATTATTTTCCGCAGCTCTGTCCCGTCTTGCGAGATCCCTtccgtggctttgctgctcaagtcatcgccgagtttttgcttgtcttctcagcatgCCGGGCCCCTCCTTTCCTGCCGCTCGATCTCACGCCTGCGTGATCCGCTCCGCCATCGTTTCACAAACATTGAAACCGGTGATGCTGGCTCCAACCAGCAGCCCCAcgagcctggtggagctgcagcctcacccacctctgtcctcgcagatctacgtgaagcagcaggactgcactggcggcctcgctggcgacctgcgagtggccaagatgagcctgatcgacctggcaggctcggagcgagcttcggtcgccaacaccaagggagagcggctccgggagggcgccaacatcaaccgctcgctgctggccctcatcaacgtcatcaacgccttggctgaggcaaaggtaacgctgctcctcgcgtggccccgccggggtgggcgggtgagcgcggtgtcctccggggatggttctgcccgcgcggtgagggtggcagcctgggctgggctccgagaggtgccgtgggatgagggtggccgcgcccttgcggcacagatttggagctgagcagagccttgatctctcggtacagagcaggaaaagccacatcccgtaccgggacagcaagctcacacgcctgctgaaggactccatcggcggccactgccgcaccatcatgatcgccgccgtgagtccctccgtcctggcctacgaggacacctacaacaccctcaagtacgccggccgggccaaggagatcaaggtgtcggtgaggatctggcgttgcggcggtgatctgctctgtgtttgggagcagctggggatggctgggaaggagcctggtttgTGGGGCGGAGGTTAGTGGGTGCCTCCCTTATccagcttgagttttccagccctgggggtgccgctctgggcagacagcagcggatgaagctgcagacagtgtgtgccctgtcttcgtgtaaagctcctcagcccagcacccagaaaggcttgtgactgcggcagcaggtccctgagcgcagctcctgtccactgcagccaccctggggctccctggggagcctggaggaggctgagcacctccagcactgggagagaggtacgtgcagccccagtgctgctttaacctctgccttggccctgtctctgcagctgaagagcaacgTGACCAGCTCTGACGGCCACGTTAGTAAATACGCCGTCACCTGCGAGCGGCTGAGAGCGGAGGTGagatgctggcggggaggggagggctctcgctttagctgtggtttgctggggacgtggagctctgagctcctgggctcgtgaaaccatctgagcaagagctgatccttcctcGCAGGTGGCAGATCTGCGGGCGAAGCTCCGGGTCTATGAGGACGCTGCCCGGGAgtcacagaaccaggctctggcgccgctggctccctccggcttcccagaggggctgcccaggtgaggctggtggggagcagggacagagcttggtgggacctcctggtgtgccccgagcctgtggggttttagtgctggtcagagcccaggtgtccattagaaagcagaggagcttctttactggtgtgcacgtcacctcgactgggctcgggggcagttatgagcgtggcagagcacagtgcacaaagctgggctgcaaaggcctaatcctcttctccttgatccatcccaaaacttcttgggcaaagtgacagcttccccagaggatcttctctggctcagtggctgcttctctgccttctgcaggttggaggaagctgtcccacagaccagcgtggctcagagggggagtgatggagagcagcaggagctgggagctggacagtctgttgggatgccaatggagctggaggaggaggtgagagaaggggtgctgtgatgagtggggcctggtggggggctcacataccctcgtggggtaccctgggcacgctgggagagggcaggaactCACCCGGTCCACGGGCTCCTGGCTCagcgtgtggggggctgtggactgctggcaaaaccccttaacttcccagctaacggggaatttggggaacaaactcagctcagagatgggctaatgctgcgcttttgggtgattgctccaggctccagaggaaaggcctcccagcagccccagagcagcccaccagacagacgtccagctggaagggaagacaccaaggtgccttctgcaggggttgtctggcagccgggcagagacgtgagtgtcctcgtgtcgttcccacatgttgcttcctcatgtttgcctgcggaggacgggctgcccaccctcctgttgcatcctgtagccatcctaagggctgtccagaaggacgtgggaccaggtctttgtctgcagatgacagccggccctgtaaaataagggatttggctcctggagatctaatcccatgggatagtctctcctggaaatgcagcagtgaaggtttccaggcacagccaccgtgtGAGCCGTCAGTGCGCGTTGTTAGTCCTGAAATTACCTCTGCGAAGTCTTTCCTcttgccgctgctcccccgggccctgccctggcagggctcccgtggcaccatctgctgatgtctctgccccaagcatcttggcagaatgaacctctttggaaaggcctcttgagggaggctggccttgacgtgtgcctggatctgtctgcctctgccggagctgacaagtgtctgaagcccggcagagcctgcaggtgccgttttgtccctgtaactaacaggtaaacacacaactcacagctcgggttgtccaggaagagatttacaacttgggtatctctcgacttcagtttgcctctcttgccccaaaactctgctaacaggctctgccccgcccaaggaggtgtctcagaggtgacgctggtgctgctgggcctccGTTACTGGTGACGCTGGCTCACGCTCGCCTGCTAACTGGTTCttgggtctgtctctctctgtcccaggctcctggctgccgtcctgaacgtTGCCCGAAAGCAATACGCCCTCCTGAAGGCTGCCgccctcctcactcctgccatgGTCTCCGAATTTGAGGACCTGGAGCGCCTGGTCAGTCAGGAGGCTGGTGTAAGCGGGGAGCAAGCCACGTCTGCAAAGGGAGCCGCAGAGATCggtggggccagccctgcccagaggatgcagcagggctgtgagggtgagaagctggggccgtcggtgctgccccctctcttttgtctcggtgtgcgctggaggagccggtggcgggggggcagctcccagctgtgggcacagggcagggagatgagtttctcctgactcctcctgacgtggcacccagcgggttctgcccagagcggctgcagcctcgctttgtagagcgactggggctggccagcaccgccgggagcccggggcacggccggagccaggagcagcccttgtctccggggagctcagcatgtgtgtgcgagtcagcataaacgtgagggatatttctgctcctggagaccaaaacagcagttctgatcctcatttgtcctcctcttgtttactcctccatggaacatttgtcccagccagcctggctgtagcctcccagccggcagcctgcatctgaccagggctgagctctccctcctcatcctcagggccGATGCACGATGCCCATAGCGAAGCCGTGGGCGCTGCAGACCCTGTGTTCCGGGCACAGACCGGGCGTTGCCGCAGGGCACTTGCTTTGGGCCCAGCCTGATGCCTTTAGGATTAGTtgtgctggctcttttcctctcGGTTTAAGGTGGTTGGATGGAAACACCCGCTGGCAAACGGCTGCTGTAGGGCTCGCTGGGCTGACCTCCGCCGAGCTGTgacggggggctgtgagggggatgccccgggctttgcgggtgcctgggaactgcagacaaggaggtgactctgtttcttctctgctccttcagcccaggtgtctgtcgccgtgcccagcacccccgggatgagtggcaccgtgcagcgcttgcaggacctcgctgccccctgcagccccacgtcgGTGGCTCCTGGCCCGATTAAGAGGAGGGGGACTACAACAAGTCACATGTCCCCGGTGTCATCGGCTGCCCAAAACCGCCgcacgctgcctgctgtgcccgtTCACAACCTGAACGAGACTTTTGAGGTCTCCAACAGCAGTGGTTCACCCAgcgtggccgaggcagctgcctccagcctgccagaattctccatctgggagagcgtccagagccacctaaacaagcaggacggccccgtcgtgccccagtaagtgctggcctgggggggttaactgtggttttggggctcccccctccacgatcttgctgtctgggtgaatcctccgtggatcgctgcagctctgctaaggggggagactgggcagaaaacactcagcctgcagacaggcagccagcggtccgagctcgtgtgtgaatcgctgtcaaagatataaaaaacattccaaggaaatctatttctccctttggggcccttctggagccccgcgtgctggctgggaagcaggtggggcctcacctctgctcccagagaggttgGAGCGAGGGTTGGGACTGCACACTCTGGGGTTTTGCGTTTTATTGTTTAGTTGGTAGTTTGGGTTTCTTTATTGCCGGTGCTTCAAAGGggctctggattttccaaagctctgtgaatctgtgagagcatccaaaggcagagatgggcatggccttggtaacgcaggacaccccgaggtctccccgtctcctcctgcagctctaggaaatggttcctaccgagggaactggggacactgaggtccaggggaacagcccgagcacctcagggagcagcagtagccaggcggctgacgcctcctgtgccgctctcctgaggatttacccctcttggaacggttttcccctacaaaaccgggcaggtttcctgtgactcctgttccctgcgggcggatggtgttggcctggctgcctcgcagcctcacgagagcgggcactaactcccttctccttggccGCAGAGCCTGTGCCCCGGTGTCTGCCGTGAAgggttcctccatccccaggccctCCGTGGTCTCCAAAGCCCCTGCGCAGAAGCGGAGGCGAGTGGAGAGGtgaggcagccgccggccccccgtgccccagagcgccccgcgcaggcagcaagggctggcagctgcctggggctcgagcccccgtccctgcctgcgtcggccccacctcacctgtgacacgtggggacgcgggggggctccgccctgAGCCTCGCGGGTTTAAAACGGCCCCTTTCTCTccacagcgctgctccccccaccctgggtgggctccagagctgcagcaccccgagatctgcgcagccctcccgcgcccctccgctcccgggcaggcgcctggggaaaccctctgcccgcagcaccacgggctgcaagagcgttccctgcggcagggcaggcaccaagcgggcgctggaccagcccccttccgggtcaggtgaggaaaatacctcgaactgggaggtttgctgctggtggaagatgctctttggggtttgctgcttcctggctgtagccagagcctcggggaaggctggtgggtgcttggggaggggcagaaaggaggagggggctggcagcacctggatctctgtcggggcggggggggacgggacctgggtttgctgcttttacccagcagctgcctaatgcacttccctcctctttccatcctcagagcatcctgcgggccctctctcctggaagggcagcagaaggaccaccaaagagctcgtggccctgggcagtgccccccctgctcccaccccccagccaatgAAGCTCTTATGCtgatggctcctgcacccaggatccccggcagtgtcccaacccaggtgccaaacttcttcctttctctcgtagccctgtcccacccttcctgcagccacacaacaattcctgcagcccttcttgtacccctgcagtcacccccagccccctcctgttcACCGTCCCAGTTACGTCCCCTGTCGTATGATActaagaaataacatgtatttttaataaacctttttcgtttccaaccagaggggagaggggagacgtGCGGCTGTTTCTTCTCGCCTCCCCctcgcccagggagctgggatggggaagcagctcccGTCTGAGCGGGCCTGGAAAAGGCCCTTGCTCGTGGGGGTGGGCTCTGTCGGGGcttcccccatctcccatcatccccgggaccccgtgggtgccttctgccccctctgctgtgcccggggggctctggggcgctCGCTCCGTGTCCCAGAGTGCCGGCAagcaccggctgctgctgctttgcggggcgaaaagtgtttctgctacaaccccatggccaccatccctgtcTCTGTGTGACgctgggggctcctggctccagccgcctgcacagcagagagctccccgCATCCCTGCCTGGGGACCACACCTGTCCCCCGACACCCCTGCGACCCCCTTTCCTGCCGTGCcagggcacgtctggccacgggcacatctgcttgcctgccccagctcctcgtagccacccccagaggtgaccaagcgtggtgggagcaggacggggagggaggacccagctgcgggtgtgctgctgtcccacagggaccggggtcaccggctccttctgcactacttccctgcctggcagcggctGATCTCGCCTTTGTCTTCTCAGAGCGTGGAAGCTTCTAATTAACACTTGCAGCCCGCTCCCAGTCCGTTTGTCTCATTaaggggggccggggaggaggagggggagagcccagctctgcctgccggcagggacagctttctgtgctttgatcccggccggcaggagctgggagaaaatcaacctctggggagcggcgcgggggctggcgaggaccccgccgcgcccccagccccgtcctgccccgccagGACTGTGCACGCCAGGGGACTTCAGAGAGTCCCGGGGGACGGAGGAGCCCTGTCACCAGGGGCTGTCACCCAGCACACATTCCCAGGGCTGCCACTCTTCCGGGAGGCCAAGTGTCACTTGCGGGGTACATCGGGGCCCCAAGCCGGGCGTTCCTGTGGGCaaacccctgcccgccgctggtgacagcggcccaggacagctgggggacacgggcctgcctgggggcgaggagcttctggggattcgagggggatgtggcagcaaGCGGTTGTCTCGGAGCGCCGCCCGAGTGCCCCCAGTCGCACCAGTATGAGCCcgccctggccctgggtgcccacaggtCACACCCGTGGGGCCACGGCTGTTGCCACGACACTTTCCAAGTGGCCGCGGTCGGTGGCCCGGCGACGGTGGCCGCGGTccagcggggcctggcggcgtgtccccgtccccgagcGGGCGGGGAGCCTTTCCCGGCCATCGGCTGCCATCTAGCTGCCAGCCGGCGGGAGCTgtcccccgccctggccccgctccagcccctcctgggacccccccggcttcATCCAGCCGCCTCTTGGGGCCCCCACCCCGATGCCCCCACGAGTCCCTCGCGGTCCccaagccccccggcccccgccggcgctgtccccgaggcctggccatgtcccgctgtgtggctcagggctggcggtggccccgtgcccctggctctgtccccccgcgtttcccggcagcgccgggccccggcacaaagagaccccgcgggggggccgggcccgccggctccggccccgcacgAAGCCCCTTtcagccgcccggggaggggtcccggccctccctcctccccccgccgcccccggcgggcaaaagcccccccaaactcagcGCACAGGTGACGGGGACGCGGCCGCGCACCCACAGCagcggctggggcaggatccggcccccccgagctgggaaggggggacccgg belongs to Athene noctua unplaced genomic scaffold, bAthNoc1.hap1.1 HAP1_HAP1_scaffold_159, whole genome shotgun sequence and includes:
- the LOC141955355 gene encoding kinesin-like protein KIF18B isoform X1, producing MMLGPPPQEGSVAVVVRVRPRASCERERAARPVLHVVDQHILVFNPEEHSGPPSSVLPTHGPKHHSKDLKFVFDRVFGEGATQEEVFQHTTHALLDSVLNGYNCSVFAYGATGAGKTYTMLGSEESPGIMYLTMVELYKRIEARKEEKSCEVLVSYQEVYNEQIHDLLEPKGPLAIREDPEKGVVVQGLSFHQPASAEQLLEMLANGNRNRTQHPTDANSTSSRSHAIFQIYVKQQDCTGGLAGDLRVAKMSLIDLAGSERASVANTKGERLREGANINRSLLALINVINALAEAKSRKSHIPYRDSKLTRLLKDSIGGHCRTIMIAAVSPSVLAYEDTYNTLKYAGRAKEIKVSLKSNVTSSDGHVSKYAVTCERLRAEVADLRAKLRVYEDAARESQNQALAPLAPSGFPEGLPRLEEAVPQTSVAQRGSDGEQQELGAGQSVGMPMELEEEAPEERPPSSPRAAHQTDVQLEGKTPRCLLQGLSGSRAETLLAAVLNVARKQYALLKAAALLTPAMVSEFEDLERLVSQEAGVSGEQATSAKGAAEIGGASPAQRMQQGCEAQVSVAVPSTPGMSGTVQRLQDLAAPCSPTSVAPGPIKRRGTTTSHMSPVSSAAQNRRTLPAVPVHNLNETFEVSNSSGSPSVAEAAASSLPEFSIWESVQSHLNKQDGPVVPQACAPVSAVKGSSIPRPSVVSKAPAQKRRRVESAAPPTLGGLQSCSTPRSAQPSRAPPLPGRRLGKPSARSTTGCKSVPCGRAGTKRALDQPPSGSEHPAGPLSWKGSRRTTKELVALGSAPPAPTPQPMKLLC
- the LOC141955355 gene encoding kinesin-like protein KIF18B isoform X2; translated protein: MMLGPPPQEGSVAVVVRVRPRASCERERAARPVLHVVDQHILVFNPEEHSGPPSSVLPTHGPKHHSKDLKFVFDRVFGEGATQEEVFQHTTHALLDSVLNGYNCSVFAYGATGAGKTYTMLGSEESPGIMYLTMVELYKRIEARKEEKSCEVLVSYQEPASAEQLLEMLANGNRNRTQHPTDANSTSSRSHAIFQIYVKQQDCTGGLAGDLRVAKMSLIDLAGSERASVANTKGERLREGANINRSLLALINVINALAEAKSRKSHIPYRDSKLTRLLKDSIGGHCRTIMIAAVSPSVLAYEDTYNTLKYAGRAKEIKVSLKSNVTSSDGHVSKYAVTCERLRAEVADLRAKLRVYEDAARESQNQALAPLAPSGFPEGLPRLEEAVPQTSVAQRGSDGEQQELGAGQSVGMPMELEEEAPEERPPSSPRAAHQTDVQLEGKTPRCLLQGLSGSRAETLLAAVLNVARKQYALLKAAALLTPAMVSEFEDLERLVSQEAGVSGEQATSAKGAAEIGGASPAQRMQQGCEAQVSVAVPSTPGMSGTVQRLQDLAAPCSPTSVAPGPIKRRGTTTSHMSPVSSAAQNRRTLPAVPVHNLNETFEVSNSSGSPSVAEAAASSLPEFSIWESVQSHLNKQDGPVVPQACAPVSAVKGSSIPRPSVVSKAPAQKRRRVESAAPPTLGGLQSCSTPRSAQPSRAPPLPGRRLGKPSARSTTGCKSVPCGRAGTKRALDQPPSGSEHPAGPLSWKGSRRTTKELVALGSAPPAPTPQPMKLLC
- the LOC141955355 gene encoding kinesin-like protein KIF18B isoform X3, with translation MLGSEESPGIMYLTMVELYKRIEARKEEKSCEVLVSYQEVYNEQIHDLLEPKGPLAIREDPEKGVVVQGLSFHQPASAEQLLEMLANGNRNRTQHPTDANSTSSRSHAIFQIYVKQQDCTGGLAGDLRVAKMSLIDLAGSERASVANTKGERLREGANINRSLLALINVINALAEAKSRKSHIPYRDSKLTRLLKDSIGGHCRTIMIAAVSPSVLAYEDTYNTLKYAGRAKEIKVSLKSNVTSSDGHVSKYAVTCERLRAEVADLRAKLRVYEDAARESQNQALAPLAPSGFPEGLPRLEEAVPQTSVAQRGSDGEQQELGAGQSVGMPMELEEEAPEERPPSSPRAAHQTDVQLEGKTPRCLLQGLSGSRAETLLAAVLNVARKQYALLKAAALLTPAMVSEFEDLERLVSQEAGVSGEQATSAKGAAEIGGASPAQRMQQGCEAQVSVAVPSTPGMSGTVQRLQDLAAPCSPTSVAPGPIKRRGTTTSHMSPVSSAAQNRRTLPAVPVHNLNETFEVSNSSGSPSVAEAAASSLPEFSIWESVQSHLNKQDGPVVPQACAPVSAVKGSSIPRPSVVSKAPAQKRRRVESAAPPTLGGLQSCSTPRSAQPSRAPPLPGRRLGKPSARSTTGCKSVPCGRAGTKRALDQPPSGSEHPAGPLSWKGSRRTTKELVALGSAPPAPTPQPMKLLC